A portion of the Podospora pseudoanserina strain CBS 124.78 chromosome 2, whole genome shotgun sequence genome contains these proteins:
- a CDS encoding hypothetical protein (COG:T; EggNog:ENOG503NWYG), with product MNLLMCAPLLDSQGLPLRHLAEVLTALEIEIVRNHGGGRHSPAHEDETPNWAKPDDNPIPRPPFQSPLSADMEELSDLSGGKLRGSTPTASSSAPTPPSALFSRHFPSVSQGSSKHLFSLALAGLTG from the exons ATGAACCTCCTCATGTGCGCCCCGTTGCTCGACAGCCAAGGG cttcccctccgtcacctcGCTGAGGTGTTGACCGCCCTAGAAATCGAAATTGTCCGCaaccacggcggcggccgTCACTCCCCCGCCCACGAGGACGAAACACCCAACTGGGCCAAACCCGAcgacaaccccatcccccgaCCCCCCTTCCAATCCCCCCTCTCAGCCGACATGGAAGAGCTGTCTGACCTGTCAGGGGGTAAGCTACGGGGATCTACTCCcactgcctcctcctccgcccctacccctccctccgcacTCTTTTCACGTCACTTTCCCTCCGTCTCCCAGGGATCCTCCAAACACCTGTTCTCTCTCGCATTGGCGGGTCTGACAGGGTAA